A window of Candidatus Zixiibacteriota bacterium contains these coding sequences:
- a CDS encoding ATP-binding protein — translation MHKKKEIILVGLSITILSVLHYVTPVDKPILHDLYRRLYYVPIIFSAFSFGLRGAMVSSLVISLVFLPHVFHRWGHIHLQTYDALFEIVLYNIVAWVSGTLVQAERKRREELKKAQEELIQANKYKVIGELAAGIAHEIRNPLGSIQGSLEILRKDYKVEDSKYEFLNILLKEVARLNKVITDFLNYARPALPNLIETDINQLISETVLILSSQAAKKGVGLKTELDKNLPRIKADPSQLKQAFINLILNSLEAIEGNGQVLISTLQDKNKVTVKFQDTGKGMSEETEENIFTPFFSTKENGAGLGLGTVERIVQNHKGEIKVESY, via the coding sequence ATGCACAAAAAAAAAGAGATTATACTTGTAGGGCTGAGCATAACTATCCTCTCGGTCCTGCATTATGTCACACCGGTCGACAAACCGATACTGCACGATCTCTACAGAAGGCTATACTATGTTCCTATCATCTTCTCAGCCTTTAGCTTCGGGCTTAGAGGGGCAATGGTTTCTTCTCTGGTTATCAGTCTGGTTTTTTTGCCGCACGTTTTTCACCGCTGGGGTCATATTCATCTACAGACCTATGATGCCCTGTTCGAGATCGTTCTTTATAACATAGTTGCCTGGGTTTCAGGAACTTTGGTCCAGGCTGAGAGAAAAAGGAGAGAGGAGTTAAAAAAGGCTCAGGAAGAGCTTATCCAGGCAAATAAGTATAAAGTAATCGGCGAGTTAGCCGCAGGTATCGCCCACGAGATCAGAAATCCGCTGGGTTCAATTCAGGGTTCTCTGGAGATCCTGCGCAAAGATTATAAGGTAGAGGATTCGAAGTATGAGTTCTTAAACATACTCCTGAAAGAGGTTGCCAGATTGAATAAGGTGATTACCGATTTCTTAAATTATGCCAGGCCGGCACTTCCCAATCTGATTGAAACAGATATAAATCAGCTCATCAGTGAAACGGTTTTAATCCTTTCTTCTCAGGCAGCTAAGAAAGGAGTCGGATTGAAAACCGAGTTGGATAAAAACCTGCCCCGGATCAAAGCAGACCCTTCCCAGCTTAAACAGGCGTTTATCAACCTGATTTTGAATTCCTTAGAGGCGATAGAAGGTAATGGTCAGGTTCTCATCTCGACTCTGCAGGACAAAAATAAAGTAACGGTAAAATTCCAGGATACTGGTAAAGGGATGTCTGAAGAAACTGAAGAAAATATCTTTACCCCTTTTTTCAGCACCAAAGAGAATGGAGCAGGATTGGGCTTGGGAACAGTCGAAAGGATAGTTCAAAATCATAAAGGAGAAATAAAGGTCGAGAGTTAC